One genomic segment of Hordeum vulgare subsp. vulgare chromosome 2H, MorexV3_pseudomolecules_assembly, whole genome shotgun sequence includes these proteins:
- the LOC123430874 gene encoding polygalacturonase inhibitor-like produces MRASSFVERVVVVVLLAAVAAVARTKDECHSGDKAALLAIKSAFGNASYFNSWTPDTPCCEWSNVSCDGSASPYTARRVVGVSLVDDASLAGPLPGAAIARLTALQQLLLNNVPGVRGTIPHDLTRLNATLAFLDIISTGISGPVPSFLSEITALGYLSLSSNKLTGPIPASLGDMPNLYFLDLGDNRLTGTIPPLLLSKASDAYLYLSHNKLTGVVPAEFAAVTFSTIDLSYNGFKGDASFLLGANKPLLNLDLSHNAFSFNLSAVQLPEGLNSLELSHNDIYGDIPEMVVDLMLNYLNVSYNRLSGVVPAGGNMAWFDQSCFQHNKGLCGSPLPPCKQ; encoded by the coding sequence ATGCGCGCCTCATCATTCGTCGAGCGCGTAGTCGTCGTGGTGCTCCTCGCCGCAGTGGCTGCGGTAGCACGGACGAAGGACGAGTGCCACTCCGGCGACAAGGCGGCGCTCCTCGCCATCAAATCCGCCTTCGGCAACGCCTCCTACTTCAACTCATGGACGCCCGACACCCCGTGCTGCGAGTGGTCCAACGTCTCCTGCGACGGCTCCGCCTCCCCCTACACCGCGCGCCGCGTCGTCGGCGTGTCCTTGGTGGACGATGCCAGCCTCGCCGGCCCGCTGCCCGGGGCCGCCATCGCCCGGCTCACCGCGCTGCAGCAGCTCTTGCTGAACAACGTGCCCGGCGTGAGGGGCACCATCCCGCACGACCTCACCCGCCTCAACGCCACCCTCGCCTTCCTCGACATCATCTCCACGGGCATCTCCGGGCCGGTGCCGTCGTTCCTGTCGGAGATCACGGCGCTCGGCTACCTcagcctctcctccaacaagctgACGGGCCCAATCCCGGCGTCGCTCGGGGACATGCCCAACCTCTACTTCCTCGACCTCGGCGACAACCGGCTCACGGGCACGATACCGCCTCTACTCCTCAGCAAGGCCTCGGACGCATACCTCTACCTCTCCCACAACAAGCTCACCGGCGTCGTCCCGGCCGAGTTCGCCGCCGTGACTTTCTCGACCATCGACCTGTCGTATAACGGTTTCAAGGGCGACGCCTCGTTCCTGTTGGGCGCCAACAAGCCGCTGCTGAACCTGGACCTGTCGCACAACGCCTTTAGCTTTAACCTCTCCGCCGTGCAGCTGCCCGAGGGCCTCAACAGCTTGGAGCTGAGCCACAATGACATCTACGGCGACATCCCGGAGATGGTGGTCGACCTGATGCTGAATTATTTAAACGTCAGCTACAATCGCCTCAGCGGCGTAGTGCCCGCCGGTGGCAACATGGCCTGGTTCGATCAGTCATGCTTCCAGCACAACAAGGGGTTGTGTGGAAGTCCACTTCCACCCTGCAAGCAGTGA
- the LOC123428782 gene encoding BTB/POZ and MATH domain-containing protein 2-like — translation MSTVTGVDQCTDTKLTRPPPLSIIPARMRASTSRAKTYLSYPKNLLRSAPGPDQSHPSTNPISERSPLRVRPAPPVPAQPHASSVQTQENPTRIQHIFNLSAVTPPSQLGISHKPATTSTKQRERQLQPPQRQSAHRWTASYRRLTKREAPRQAADTSSRCVAESTSVTHDFVVVNYSQIRDLRSDEAVLSGDLTVGGHDWSISFYPGGRMHCVYPDCAAVSVHLHHMSVTTFSGFVRRSKLTSRRYLVDDCLTIRCVVTIVKSRTEGTTAGPAASAPLPDMLGHLERMLKDGKGADVTIDVGGQAFRAHRCVLAARSPVFDAELFGPMKGKDAPGHVEVPDMEPAVFELLLDFIYTDSLPGDGEGCGVAVTQHLLVAADRYGVDKLKQACDMKLRTSLDVRTVATTLALAEQHQCPLLRDACYKFISSSSNVLADVLKTDGFRHLTVNITQENLTEILEKASLAH, via the exons atgtccacggtcaccgGCGTCGATCAGTGCACCGACACAAAGCTAACACGACCACCACCATTGAGCATCATACCCGCGAGGATGCGTGCGAGTACATCACGGGCCAAGACTTACCTCTCCTACCCGAAGAACTTGCTCCGATCCGCCCCGGGCCCTGACCAGTCCCACCCGAGCACGAACCCTATATCTGAACGTTCCCCATTACGCGTGCGGCCAGCACCTCCGGTGCCCGCCCAGCCTCACGCATCGTCGGTCCAAACCCAGGAGAACCCCACCCGGATCCAGCATAT CTTCAACCTCTCCGCCGTGACGCCGCCATCGCAGCTCGGCATCAGCCACAAGCCTGCAACGACATCTACG aaacagagggaacGTCAGCTACAACCGCCTCAGCGGCAGAGTGCCCATCGCTGGACTGCAAGTTATCGTCGTCTCACCAAGAGGGAAGCTCCCAGACAAGCAGCGGACACATCGTCGAGATGCGTGGCAGAGAGCACGTCCGTGACGCACGACTTCGTGGTGGTAAACTACTCGCAGATCAGAGACCTCCGCTCGGACGAGGCCGTGCTCTCCGGTGACCTCACCGTCGGCGGCCACGATTGGTCTATCAGCTTCTACCCCGGCGGGCGGATGCATTGTGTGTACCCGGACTGCGCAGCGGTGTCTGTACATCTCC ACCACATGTCCGTCACGACGTTTTCAGGATTTGTGCGCAGATCGAAGCTGACATCGCGCCGGTACCTCGTCGACGACTGCCTGACGATCAGGTGCGTCGTCACCATCGTCAAATCTCGAACGGAGGGCACGACGGCCGGCCCGGCAGCCTCCGCTCCGCTGCCGGACATGCTCGGCCACCTCGAGCGCATGCTCAAAGACGGCAAGGGCGCGGACGTGACCATCGACGTCGGCGGCCAGGCGTTCCGCGCGCACCGGTGCGTGCTCGCCGCGCGGTCGCCGGTCTTCGACGCCGAGCTCTTCGGCCCCATGAAGGGCAAGGACGCGCCGGGGCACGTCGAGGTACCCGACATGGAGCCGGCCGTCTTCGAGCTGCTCCTGGACTTCATCTACACGGACTCGCTGCCGGGCGATGGCGAGGGCTGCGGCGTCGCCGTGACACAGCACCTGCTGGTCGCGGCGGACCGGTACGGGGTGGACAAGCTGAAGCAGGCGTGCGACATGAAGCTGCGCACAAGCTTGGACGTGCGGACCGTGGCGACGACGTTGGCACTGGCGGAGCAGCACCAGTGCCCGCTGCTCAGGGATGCATGCTACAAATTTATATCGTCGTCCTCGAATGTGCTGGCAGACGTCTTGAAGACCGACGGGTTCAGACATCTCACGGTCAACATCACCCAAGAAAATCTGACAGAGATTCTAGAGAAGGCCTCACTCGCGCATTGA